In the Sebastes fasciatus isolate fSebFas1 chromosome 20, fSebFas1.pri, whole genome shotgun sequence genome, one interval contains:
- the tmem130 gene encoding transmembrane protein 130 translates to MDRKNVAWILMLLLLAVLGVAETKDSLTDLENIAGKLVFYQMEGNARYVRDTGELASDVPTETMFELFDPHQNFSTAKFTYTWDLGNGEVIQGTEPVVRYHYSVSGNYTLQLKLGVNLTPYSPPINDVYSTDVQVLDAIKNIELKGPSDYEMSQNTSLAFHVDGSPPMWVCWRFLHNCVPDTGGSCTLTMLYENTLRLNHTFTSPGVHCLDISVRNDISKLQTSFSLYVKRSNNTHMVFMLSCAAILVATFSFITVIACRPRHHHRSQYASSSNAVFLKNQDSEGQSTIVLNFSNAERGEKEPLLLQYGTQYSS, encoded by the exons ATGGACAG AAAAAATGTTGCATGGATCTTGATGCTCCTTCTCCTGGCCGTCCTGGGTGTGGCAGAGACCAAGGACTCTTTGACAGATCTGG aaaacatagCTGGGAAGTTGGTTTTCTATCAGATGGAGGGGAACGCCCGCTATGTGAGGGACACAGGAGAACTGGCTTCAGATGTCCCCACTGAGACCATGTTCGAACTGTTCGATCCCCATCAGAATTTCAGCACGGCTAAGTTCACCTATACGTGGGACTTGGGGAATGG AGAGGTGATCCAAGGGACTGAACCAGTCGTCCGCTATCACTACTCTGTATCAGGGaactacacactgcagctgaAATTAGGAGTGAATTTGACCCCGTATTCACCTCCAATCAATGACGTCTACTCCACGGATGTCCAAGTGCTTG ATGCCATTAAAAACATCGAACTGAAGGGGCCTTCAGATTACGAGATGTCTCAGAACACCAGTTTGGCTTTTCATGTTGATGGAAG TCCTCCCATGTGGGTGTGCTGGCGTTTTTTACATAACTGTGTGCCGGACACGGGTGGGAGCTGCACGCTGACCATGCTGTATGAGAACACCCTGAGACTGAACCACACCTTCACCTCCCCTGGCGTCCACTGCTTGGACATCAGCGTCCGCAATGACATCAGCAAGCTGCAGACATCCTTCAGCCTTTATGTCAAGAGAAGCA aTAACACCCACATGGTCTTCATGCTGTCATGTGCTGCCATTCTTGTAGCAACCTTCTCTTTCATCACGGTCATCGCCTGCCGCCCTCGTCATCACCACAGATCACAG TATGCTTCCTCCAGTAACGCCGTATTCCTGAAGAACCAAGACTCTGAAGGTCAAAGCACGATTGTTTTGAACTTCTCCAATGcggagaggggagagaaggaGCCGCTCCTCCTGCAGTATGGGACTCAATACTCCTCTTAA